The Plasmodium yoelii strain 17X genome assembly, chromosome: 8 DNA window tttttatatttatcttgTAAATATGATTGAATATAAATACTTCCACTTCCACTAACTGCATAATCatatttttgaattataCTACCATTTAAATTAACAGAATataattgttgtttttttattttatcataacCACCAAATATTAAACCACATGataaaaagttattatttGCATAAACAAGTTTTTTTGTTATGTATGCAACATTTTCTACTAAGGGATTATAATCCATAAATTTAtcatcataataatatttatttttagctattacattgttattatttatattattaatttggtTAATATCAAtttcttcatcatttatATCATCTGTTATAACTTCATTTTCATGAAATCGACCTTTTTTTCGATTTTCACTTTTCATAGATGCACAATAATGTTTTATTACTTCAATTACTTTTTGGCTATGTGCAGATGCACCACTTCTacatacataaatattttcattgattctatttatttttcttgaACACTTATTACTAACAAATGTTCCAGATGATGTTCGAGTATCACAAGCTAACATAACACCATGTTCATAAATTATTCCAATAATTGTTGTACCATCAGAAATAGGGgttctaatattatattcattattaatCGAATCTTgatttatgttatatattttcatggGTTCTATCTCCATCTTTTCACGTTTTGAGACTCTACAAATAAATGAAGATGTATACTCTTTAGTaagtataaaataaaagaaaaaaataacgagaattttctaataatttataCTTTTAAAGTTTTATGGCTTTTGAACAATTTCGtatattgttaatatatattgggGTGAATCTGCGTTTCGTTTTTTCCCGTTTTTTCCAGTTTTTTCCagttttttccaattttttccaattttttccaattttttccaattttttggGGTTTTAACTTTTTACTGTAATATAAAAGTGGGCAAGAAAAGTGTGTATGAGATGaaagcaaaaaatatataactattatgATGATATGTGTATGAAATATAACTATTATGATGATATTTGGGGTACTTCTAAATGGGTAACCTTTTTCATGCGAAGATAATGGTTTAAAAGGGTTTTCAAATTAAAGAGAAATTTTAGTAGCTTTTTGAAACTTTTGATATAAATGTAGAAATTGTTATctttagttttatattctataagaaaatagtattatatgaaaattctaaataaaataataatatttatttagagaaggaaaaaaatataaggaaaaaaatataagaaaaaaaataataacttaTTGCTAATTCGTTTATTTACTATGTAAAAGTTTACTTGGCtcgaatattttttttaacagttttttatataatagaaaaataattaaatacaaaatattatattcttataaattattttttttatgatcagaaatataacattttcaCAATTTGCATTAATGTATGTATATTGTATACATGGTAATtggaaaaaaagaaagaataaaaaaaaaaaaaatacactatattgtattatgtatgtatgtgcatatccttatattattttttctaaggtttttattatatttattggaTGAGTTTATAGCAATTTTTGtagtatatttattaaatttttatatcaatttacttttcttttttttttcacatagTTTTGCAATAAATTTACACCATATTTTTAACAGTCGAATATATGCAATGCTTATTTACATATAcatcatgtatatatatacatacatatatactataGCATTTGCTTtctttcgtttttttttaattttcctaAATGTTTATAGTTATAACTATTGTAACACAGTTAAACAcacaatttattttttttgaaaaaaatgccatttttac harbors:
- a CDS encoding proteasome subunit beta, coding for MEIEPMKIYNINQDSINNEYNIRTPISDGTTIIGIIYEHGVMLACDTRTSSGTFVSNKCSRKINRINENIYVCRSGASAHSQKVIEVIKHYCASMKSENRKKGRFHENEVITDDINDEEIDINQINNINNNNVIAKNKYYYDDKFMDYNPLVENVAYITKKLVYANNNFLSCGLIFGGYDKIKKQQLYSVNLNGSIIQKYDYAVSGSGSIYIQSYLQDKYKKNMTKKECFDLILNCVKYAIYNDNSSGGIVRILNITKNYVEEYTVTNTQIHFDY